The window TCCGGCGGTGGCGCCGCCGAGCAGGTAGGAGTGGGCCATGTTGTTGGCGCCGTCGCCCAGGTAGGCGAGGGTGAGCCCGGCCAGGTCGCCCTTGTGCTCGCGGACGGTCTGCAGGTCGGCCAGGATCTGGCAGGGGTGGAACTCGTCGGTGAGGGAGTTGACCACCGGGACGGAGATGTGGGCGGCCAGGGTCTCCAGGTCGCTCTGGGCGAAGGTGCGCCACACGACGGCGGCGACCTGGCGTTCCAGGACGCGGGCGGTGTCCTCCAGGGGCTCGCCGCGGCCCATCTGGGTGCTCGCGGTGTCCAGGACCAGGGCGCTGCCGCCCAGGTCGGCCACGCCCACGGCGAAGGACAGCCGGGTTCGGGTGGAGGGCTTGTCGAAGAGCAGGGCGACGGTGCGCGGACCGGCGAGCGGCCGGTGGCCGAAGCGGTCCTTCTTCATGTCGTCGGCGAGGTCGAGGACCCGGGCCTGTTCGTCCGGGGTCAGGTCGTCGTCGCGCAGGAAGTGGCGGGTCACGGCTACTGCTGCTCCTTCGTCGCTGCGGCCTCGGCTGCGTCCAGGATGGTGGGCAGCGCCTCGATGAACAGGCCGATCTGTTCGGGTGTGATGACCAGGGGCGGGGCGATCCGGATCGCGTGCGGCGCCACGGCGTTGACGAGGAAGCCGCGGACGGCCGCCTGTTCCTGCACGTGGGCGGCGTGCGGCGCGGTGAGCTCCAGGGCCCGCCACAGTCCGCTGCCGCGCTGTCCGGCCAGCAGGGGGTGGTCGATGGTGTCGAGCTGCTCGGCGAGCAGGTCGCCCATGACCGCGGTGTGGGCGAGCAGGTTCTCGCTCTCGATGGTGTCGAGGACGGCGAGGGCCGCCGCGCAGGCCACCGGGTTGCCGCCGAAGGTGGAGCCGTGGTCGCCCTTGGCGAAGGCGTCGGCGTAGCGGCCGAAGCCGACGCAGGCGCCGATGGGCAGGCCGCCGCCCAGGCCCTTGGCGAGGGTGAGCACGTCGGGGCGCACGTCCTCGGCCTGGTGGGCGAACCAGAGGCCGGTGCGGCCGATGCCGCTCTGGATCTCGTCGAGGACGAAGGCGGCGCCGGTGTCGTCGCAGATCCGCCGGACCCCGGCGAGGTACCCCTCGGGGGCGGGGACGACCCCGGCCTCGCCCTGGGTGGGTTCGGTGAACACCGCGACGCAGTGCTCGTCGACGGCGTCGGCGAGGGCGTCCAGGTCGCCGTGGGGCACGAAGCGCACGTCCATGCCGAAGGGGCCGAAGGGCTCGCGGATGGCCTCCTTGCCGGTGAGGGCGAGGGCGCCGGAGGTGCGGCCGTGGAAGCCGTGGGACGCGGCGACGAAGTAGTGGCGGCCGGGCCCGGCGGCGCGCTTGACCAGCTTGAGCGCGGCCTCGTTGGCCTCGGTGCCGGAGTTGGTGAAGAAGACCTTGGCGTCGCCGCCCACGAGGCCGATCAGGCGCTCGGCGAGTTGGACCTCGCGTTCGTGGACGAACAGGTTGCTGGTGTGGGCGAGCGTGGCCGCCTGGTGGGCGACCGCCTTGACCAGTGCGGGGTGCCCGTGTCCGAGGCTGGAGACGGCGATCCCGGCGATGAGGTCGAGGTACTGGCGGCCGTCGGCGTCGTAGACCTCGCAGCCGCGCCCGAGGGTGAGGGCGATGGGCGGGACGCCGTAGGTGGGCATGAGCGAGGCGGCGAAGCGCTCGCGCAGGTGGGAACCGTTGGTCACTGTGCGCCTCCTGCGTTGGTGACGGTGGTGTGGTTGTCGCGCCAGGGGCGCGGAGCGTGGTCGTTGCCCGCGAGCAGGGCGGCCTCCAGTTCCTCGTCGGCGACCATGGTGCCCACGCCCTGGTCGGTGAAGACCTCCAGGAGCAGGGAGTGGGGCACGCGGCCGTCGATGATGTGGGCCTGGGGGACGCCGCCCTCCACGGCGTTCAGGCAGGCCTCCATCTTGGGGAGCATCCCCGAGGACAGGGAGGGCAGCAGCGCGCGCAGTTCGTCGGCGTTCAGACGACTGATCAGCTCGGTGTTGCTGGGGTAGTCGGAGAACAGGCCCTCGACGTCGGTGAGCACGATGAGCTTGCTGGCGCCCAGGGCCACCGCGAGGGCGGAGGCGGCGGTGTCGGCGTTGACGTTGTAGACGCCGCCGTCGTCGGCGCGGGCGACGCTGGAGACCACGGGGATGCGGCCGTCGTCCAGAAGCGCGGCGACGGCTCCGGGGTCGACCCCGGTGATCTCGCCGACGCGGCCGATGTCGACGGTCTCTCCGTCCACCTCGACGGTCTTGCGCACGGCGGACAGCAGGTTGGCGTCCTCGCCGGACATGCCGACGGCGAAGGGGCCGTGCTGGTTGACCAGGCCGACGATCTCGCGGTTGACCTGGCCGGTGAGGACCATGCGGACGATGTCCATGGCCTCGTCGGTGGTCACGCGCAGCCCGGCGGTGAAGGTGGACTCCACTCCGGCGCGTTCGAGCTGGGCGCTGATCTGGGGTCCGCCGCCGTGCACGACGACGGGGCGCAGGCCCGCGTAGCGCAGGAAGACGACGGACTCGGCGAAGCGGGCCCGCAGTTCCTCGCTGATCATGGCGTTGCCGCCGTACTTGACCACGACGGTGCGGCCGTGGAAGCGGGAGAGCCAGGGCAGCGCCTCGATGAGGTGGGCCGCCTTGTCCAGGGCGTGGGCCCTGGCCGGGTCGTCGGTGGTGTGGGGTGAGCGCGCGATCATGAGTTCTGGGCCCGGTCGTGGTCGGTGGCGGGGGTGTCGGCGCGCAGCTGGGTGGCCAGCTCGGCCAGCACCTCGGTGAGCAGTGCGGCGAGGTCGTCCTCGCGGGGGGACGTGCCGCTGGCTCCGCTGGCCATGAGCAGCACGGTGTCGTTGGCGGCGGTCAGGGGGCCGAGGGAGGCCGCGACGGCGTCGGCGAGCAGGCGCCGGCACTGGTCGGCGGTGACGTCGGCGTCGGTGGTGAGCACGCACAGCGCGGTGGACAGGGAGGCGTCCGGGCCCTTGGCCATGGCGCCGACGGTGTAGCCGTCGCCGCGCCGGAAGGCGATCTTGGCGACGGTGTCGGTGGTGCGGATCGCGTCCGCGGCGTCCAGCCCGCCGCCGCGCGAGGCCTGGGCCAGGGCGGCCGTGACGCCCCGGAGCAGGGCGTCGGGACCGGTGCGCCCGCCCACGGGTCCGGCCGAGCAGAGCACGACCTCGGCGGCGGAGTCGTCGAGCAGGTCCGCGGTGTGCTCGGCGGCGGCGTGGACCTCCTGGAAGCCCGCGTCGCCCCCGCCGGAGTCGATGACGGCGGCTCGCACGCGCTCGCCGAGGAGGACCTGCTGGGACCACAGGACGGGGGCGGCCCTGTCCTCGGCGGCGGTGAAGACGGCTCCGGCGGCACGGGAGGGGCCGTCGTTGACGACCACGGCGACGTCCCGGGCGCCGCCGTCCCTGAGCCCGGCGGCGACCCCGGCCGCCCGGAAGCCCCGGGGCGCGGTGACGCTCACGGGGCGACCGCCGCGAGCGGGAGGCCGGTGTCCTCGGGCAGGCCGAGGGCGAGGTTGGTGCTCTGGACGGCGCCGCCCGCGGTGCCCTTGGTGAGGTTGTCCAGGGCGGCGACGGCGACCATGCGGCCCGCGTCGGGGTCGACGGTGACCTGCACGAGGGTGGTGTTGGCAGCGAGCGTCATGGCGGTGCTGGGCCAGGTGCCCTCGGGGAGCAGGTGGACGAAGGGCTCGTCGGCGTAGGCGGTCTGGTAGGCCGCGCGGACCCGCTCGGCGGTGGCGCCCTCCTTCAGGGGCGCGGTGCAGGTGGCCAGGATGCCGCGGGGCAGCGGGGCCAGGACCGGGGTGAAGGAGAGCCTGACCGGTTCGCCGGTGACCGCGGTGAGGTTCTGGATGATCTCGGGGTTGTGCCGGTGGGTGCCGCCGACCCCGTAGGGGCTGAGCGCGCCCATGACCTCGCTGCCGACGAGGTTGGGCTTGGGCGCCTTGCCCGCGCCGGAGGTGCCCGTGACGGCGACGACGGTCAGGTCGGGCTCGACGAGCTGTTCGGCCAGTCCCGGGAAGAGGGCCAGTGTGGCGACGGTGACGTGGCAGCCGGGGACGGCGACGCGGCGGGCGCCGGCGAGTCGCTCGCGCTGTCCGGGGAGTTCGGGGAGACCATAGGGCCAGGTCCCGGCGTGCGGGGTGCCGTAGAAGCGTTCCCAGGCGGCGGCGTCGTTGAGGCGGAAGTCGGCGCCGCAGTCGACCACGAGGGTGTCGTCTCCGAGCTGCTGGGCGATGTCGGCGGACTGGCCGTGCGGGAGGGCCAGGTAGACGACGTCGTGGCCGCGCAGCTCCTCGACGGTGGTGGGCGCCAGGATCCGGTCGGCCAGCGGCAGCAGGTGCGGCTGGTGCTGGATGAGGGGGGTCCCGGCGTTGCCTCCTGCGGTGACCGCGCCGATGGAGATCTCGGGGTGTCCCAGGAGCAGGCGCAGCAGCTCGCCTCCCGCGTAGCCGCTGGCTCCGGCGATGGCCGCTGTGTGTCCCATGGTGGTGCCCCCTGATCAGTTCGACTGAACTATCATGCACTCACATGCAAATGTATGCAACCAGATTCGCCGAGGCCCCCGCCACTGTGCGCGGGGTCTCATGGCGACCGATCGGTGTGCTGGGAATGCCCCCGGGGCCGGGGCAGAGCGCTCCGGTGGCCGTCACCACGCGCCCGTGTGCGTACGGATTCCCCGTCCGCACCGGGGGTGCCCCTTTTCGGGCGGCCCCGGCCAGGCACCCGTAGAAGCCGGGCTGAGCCTGGAGCCAGCGCGGTCGGCGCGGGACCTCCCGGTGACAGCGACCACGCCCCCTGGAACCCGGGCTGGCGGGAAGGCCCCGGGGCTGGCGTACGACCTCCCCGCGCCGCTCCCCGCGTCAGCGGCCCGAGATACGGGTGGCGATCCCGGCCAGACGCGAGGTGTGCGCCCTGTCCTCGGTCCGCGACTCGCGGCGGTCGGCGCTCCGGTACAGCCCGTGGATGACCTGCGTGCCCACCCAGCGCAGGGGCTCGGGCTCCCAGCCGCGGTCGCGGTGGCCCACCCACGGCAGGCGGGTCAGGTCGGTCTCGCGGCGCAGGACCAGGTCGCGCAGGGTGCGCCCGGCCAGGTTGCTGGCGGCCACGCCGCTGCCCGCGTAACCGCCCGCCCAGCCCAGGCCGGTCTCGGCGTCCAGGTGCACGGTGGGACGCCAGTCGCGCGGCACCCCCAGCACACCGGACCAGGCGTGCTCGACCGGCACGTCGGCCACATCGGGGAACATGCGGGTGAGCGCCCGCCACAGTTCGGCGATGGCCTGCGGCTGGGTGGCGCCCTCCTCCTCCTGGGCCGAGCCGAAGCGGTGCGGGACGCCGCGCCCGCCGATCGCGATGCGGTCGTCGGCCGTGCGCTGGGCGTAGACGTGGGAGTGGGCGGTGTCGCCCAGCAGCTCCCGGCCCTCCCAGCCGATCTTCTCCCAGAGTTCGGCGGGAACGGGCTCGGTGACGATCATCGAGGAGTTCACCGGCTGCCAGTCGCGGCGCTGTCCGCGCAGGGTGGAGGTGAAGCCCTCGGTGGCGCGCACGACGTGGTCGGCGTAGACGGTGCCGTGCCCGGTGACGACCGCCGGGCGGGCCGCGCCCTGGCGGGGGCGGATCTCCTCCACCTCGGTGCCCTCGAAGAGGGCCACGCCCAGGTCCTCCACCACCCGGGCCAGCCCCGTGACCAGCTTGGCGGGCTGCACGCGGGCGGCGTGCGGCGAGTAGGCGCAGGCGACGGCCCCCGACACCGACAGCCGGGGCTCGTGCTCACCGTCGAGCAGGTGGATGTCGTCGGGCCAGTAGCCCCACTCCTGGAGGTACTCGATGTCCTCGGCCAGGCGCTGGCGCTGGGCGGCGTTGGTGGCCACCAGGCGCATGCCGCCGCGGACGACGTCGGCGTCGACGCCCTCGGCCTCGGCGACCGAGACCACCTCGGTGACGGTGTCCATCATCGCCCGCTGCAGGGCGACCATCGCGGCCTTGCCGTGTGACTGCGCGTAACGCTCGCGGGAGCCCGCGAACTCCGCGGACAGCCACCCTCCGTTGCGGCCCGAGGCGCCGAACCCGGCGAACTCACGTTCGACCACCGCCACGCGCAGGTCCGGCTGCTCCTTCTTGAGGTAGTAGGCGGTCCACAGGCCCGTGTACCCGGCTCCGACCACGCAGACGTCGTAGTCAGCGGTGCCGGGCAGGGGTGCGCGGCGCTCGGGGAGCCCGGTCTCGCGGAACCAGAAGGAGACGCCTCCGTTGGCGAAGCGCGAGGACCGTGGAATCGCTCTCATCTGCGCGGCAGTGGTGAACAGACCCATGTTTCCCCCCGAAAAACTGTGCGCTCACGGTCCACCCCGCGGGACCCACGAACTTCCGCCAACCTACACGGGAACGGCGGCCGGTGGGATGTCCTCCCCGCCTTCGGGTCCGGTGGCGCACCGGCGGGGCGTGGATTCGGCTACCCAGAGTTCCGACACGAACGCGCCGTCAGCAGCAGGAGCTGTCACGGAGCGTACGCGCGATGGCGGCGAGCCGGCGCACCCCGTCCTCGCCGAGCGGGCCCAGGACGTGTTCGCGCAGCCGCTCGACGTGTCTGGTGCGCGCCTGGCCGATGAAGTCCAGGCCGCTGTCGGTGAGGACGGCGTAGACGACCCGGCGGTCCGAGGCGCAGTTCTCCCGTTCCAGGTAGCCCTCGCGCTCCAGGCGGTCCGCGAGCTTGGTGAACCCGCCCGTGCTCAGGCTGACCTCACGGGCCAGGCGGCTCATGGGCAGCCGGTGGCCGGGTGTGCGCTGGAGGCGTATGAGCACCTCGAACCACGGTCCGGCCATGTCCTTGCCGTCCGGGGTGATGCCGCCCAGGAGCTTGGGCTGAACGACGTTCATGGCCTCGTGGACCAGCCCCCATGCGGTGATGAGGTCGTCGTCGCTCGTCGCGCCGCCCGCGTCACCCGCCCCGCTCGCGCCGCCCGTGGCCTCCATCGGCTCTGTGGTCATGTCCGCTCCCTGTCCCTCCCCGGGGCGGACGCCGACGCGCATCCAACCCACAAGAAATATCTTCCCAGTAAATTTTACTCGACGCGGAACGTTTCGCCCAGTGGATTTGTCCCGAACACGTCACACCCGGCGCACGGGGTCGCGCACCGGGTCGGGAAGGCGGCTGTGGGAAGGGGTCGGAGGAGGGCGGTCGTGGAACGAGGTTTCCTCCACGGGGCCCCGCCGACGACACGGCGGGGCCCCGCGGTCAGTGCCGGGCCGCGACCGCGTCCAGCGCGGCCGACAGGGTGGACACCATGTGGTCGATCTGCTCCCAGGTGATGATGAGCGGCGGCGAGACGAGCAGCGCCGTCGGGATCGGCCGTACGATCACACCGCGGGCCCGCGCCTCGGCGAACACCTCCTGGGTGGTGATCCCCCGCCCGTTCAGTGCCTCCTCGGTGAGTTCCACCGCGCCCATGACGCCCAGGCCCGAGCGGACCTCGGCCACCATCGGGTGGTCGGCCAGGCCGCGCAGGGCGCCGTCCAGCTGGCGCTCGATCTCCAGCGACACCGTGAACAGGTCCTCGCGCTCCAGGATGTCCAGGTTGGCCATCGCCGCCGCGCACGCCGTCGGGTGCCCGGCGTAGGTGGTTCCGTGCAGGAACGGGTTGCCCTCGCCGTTGTAGAAGGGGTCGGCCACGCGTCCGCTGACCACGACGCCGCCCAGCGGCAGGTACCCGCTGGAGACGCCCTTGGCGAAGACGATCATGTCCGGGTCGACACCGAAGCGCTCGATGCCGAACCAGTTCCCCAGCCGGGCGAAACCGCAGATGACGCTGTCCACGACGAACAGCACGCCGTACTTGTGGCAGATCCGCGACACCTCGGCGAAGTAGTTCTCCTCCGGCAGGAAGACCCCGCCCGCGCCGACCACCGGCTCGGCGAAGAAGGCCGCGACCCGCTCGGGGCCGACCCTGAGGATCTCCGCCTCCAGGGCCTCGGCCGAGTCGTGGGGCACCACGGAGGTGTCCTCGACCAGCCTGCCGTAGCCGCTGCGGAACCGGTCCATGCCCGAGATGCTCGTGCCGAACCCGTGCAGACCGTGGTAACCGCCGGTCCGGCTGATCAGGTGGGTGCGCCCGGGCTGGCCGGTCACCGCCCAGTACCGCCGCGCCAGCTTGGCGGCCGTGTCGATGGACTCCCCTCCCCCGCAGGTCAGGATCACCCGCGGGTCGGCCACCGGGGCGTGCGAGGCCAGGCGTTCGCACAGTTCCACGGCGGGCCCGTTGGCGAAGTCCCCGTAGACCGTGTAGGCGTCCAGGGTGCTGATCTGGCGGTGGACCGCGTCCGCGATCTCGGTACGGCCGTGGCCGACGTTGCAGTACCAGAGGCTGGCCGTACCGTCCAGGTAGCGGTCCCCGGAGCTGTCCCAGAGCCACACGCCCTCGGCGCGGGCCACCATGAACTCCGGACCCCTGACCACCGTGTTCATATCGCAGAAGGTGTGCCAGAGGCGGCTGGGCTCCCGCTGTTGCGTGGGAGTGAGTGCGGACGAGACAACCGTTTCGGTCATATGGCGACCTCCGAGCCGTGTCATGCGCGAGAGCGCAGTGGAAAACTCAGGTTGATCCAGCCTGCACACGGGCGCCCGTTGGTGGCAGGTGCTTGCAGGCTAAGCGTGCGACCCGCCTCACAGCAAGAGCCAAAACGAAGATCCATGCCCCGAAACACAAACTTCATGCCGGCTACCCTCGGGGGTCGGCGCCAAAACCCTTGCTGGGCTGGAAAAACTCGCCGAAAAACAATCTGGAATCCGGGCCCGCCGCCGGAGCTTTCACCGATACGGCTGGCGTGGCGTGACGGTGTGCGACCCGCGCGCCACACGCGGCGCGCGGCCCCGCGTACACACGAGGGCGGGGCCGGCCACCCCGTACTCGGGAAGTGACCGGCCCCGCCCTGACCCAAACACCCGCGCCTCGACCGCGCGGAACAGGCCTTCCCCGTCAGCCGCGCAGGACGGCACCCGTGCGCTCGGTCGCCAGGGCGACGGCCGCGTCGCGGGCCGCTCCGGCCTCCTCCGCCGTCAGCGTCCGGTCGGCGGCCCGGAAGCGCAGGGCGAAGGCCACCGACTTGCTGCCCTCGCCGACCTGGTCGCCGGTGTAGACGTCGAACAGGCGCACGCTCTCCAGCAGTTCACCGGCGCCCTCGGCCAGCGCGGCGCTGACCCGCCCGACCGGCACCGAGGAGTCCACGACCAGGGCCACGTCCTGCGTGGCCACCGGGTACGTGGAGATCTCCGGCGCGGTGACCGGGGTGCGGGCCCGCTCGATCCGGTCGAGTTCGACCTCCACGGCGGCCGTGCGCTCGGGCAGCCCGAAGGCCTGGACGGTGCGCGGGTGCAGCTCTCCGGCGTGGCCCACGAGCAGGCGCTCCCCGTCCACGCGCACGTACAGCGCGGCGCAGCGGCCCGGGTGCCACGGGGCGTGCTGGTCGGCCTCGACCTCCAGCTCGACCCCCGCCACGCGGGCGACGTCGCGCGCGGTCTGGACCGCGTCGGCCCAGCCGGCCTCCCGGCCCGGGCCCCACCATCCGGCGCGTTCGGCGTGGCCGGAGATCACCGCGCCCACCCGGCGCGGCTGGTCCGGCAGGGCCGCCTCGATCCGGGCCAGCTCCTCGGCGTCGGGCCCGCGGTCCACCGCGAGCATGGGCGCGCGGGGGGCGCCGGGCCTGGGCCGGTAGACCAGGCCCGTCTCGTACAGGGCCACGTCGGTGAACCCGCGGCCCGTGTTGCGGGCCAGCGCCTTGAACAGCCCCGGCAGCAGCGTGGTGCGCAGCAGCGGCTCGCCCTCGTTGAGCGGGTTGGCCAGGCGCAGGGCGTCGCGGCGGTCGTCGTCGGCCGCCAACTGGAGGCCGTCGAGGTCGCGTTCACCGACGAAGGGGTAGTTCAGCACCTCGTGGAAGCCGGTCCCGGCCAGGGCGCGGCCGACCGCGCGGCGCAGACGCTGGCTCGCGGTCAGGCCGCGGCCCGAGGCGCGCGGGCGGATCGAGGGGATGTTCTCGTAACCCTCGAAGCGGATGACCTCCTCGGCGAGGTCGTTGGGGTCGGTGATGTCGGGTCGCCAGCTGGGCGGAACGACCCTCAGCAGGTCCCCGTCGGCCTCCACCTCGCAGCCGACGGCGCGCAGCCAGCGCTGCGTGGTGCCCTCGGGGTAGTCCACCCCGGCGACGGCGCCCGCGTGGGAGGCCCGTACCGTGACCGGCTCGCGCGCGGCGGTGCGGTCCAGGTGGGTGTAGGCGGTCTCGACGGTGGCGCCGCCCAACTCCGCGAGCAGTTCGACCGCGCGTGTGGCGGCGGCCAGCTGCACGGCCGAGTCCACGCCCCGCTCGAAGCGGCGGGAGGACTCCGAGGACAGCTGGTGGCGCCGCGAGGCGCGGGCGATGTGCATGGCGTCGAAGTGCGCGGCCTCGACCAGCACCTCGGTGCTGGTCAGGGAGATCTCCGTGGTCAGGCCGCCCATGACCCCGGCGATGTTGACCGGGCCGCTGTCGTCGGCGATGACGATGTCGTCGGTGTCCAGGGAGCGCTGGACGTGGTCCAGGGTCTCCAGCTTCTCCCCCGCCTCGGCGGCGCGCACCCGCAGGGCCCCCCGCAGCTGGGCGCGGTCCCAGGCGTGCAGCGGCTGGCCGAGTTCGAGCATCACGTAGTTGGTGACGTCGACGGCCAGGGAGATGGGGCGCACGCCGCACTGGTGCAGGCGGCGCTTCATCCACAGCGGGCTGGGCGCGTCGGGGTCGAACCCGGTGGCGCCGCGCAGGACGTAGCGGTCGCACAGGGCCGGGTCGATCTCGGCGGGGTGGCCCTCGCCGCCGGACTCGGCGACGGCGACGTCGGCCGGGTCGTGGAAGTCCACCCCGTACAGCGCGGCGGCGTCGCGGGCCACGCCGCGCAGGGACAGCGCGTAGCCGCGGTCGGGCGTGACGGCGATGTCCAGGACGTCCTCGCGCAGGCCGAGCGGCCCGATGGCGTCCTCGCCCACCGCGCCGAAGCCCTCGGGCAGCACGATGATGCCGCTGTGGTCCTCCCACAGGCCCAGCTCGCTGGCCGAGCAGATCATGCCCGCCGACATCCGGCCGTAGGTCTTGCGGGCGCCGATCCGGAAGCCGCCGGGCAGTTCGGCGCCGGGCAGGCAGACCACGACCAGGTCGCCCTCGGAGAAGTTGCGGGCGCCGCAGACGATCTCCTGCGGCTCTCCGGTGCCGTTGGCCCCGCCCACGTCCACCCGGCAGTAGCGGATGGGCTTCTTGAACCCGGTCAGCTCCTCGATCTCCAGCACGCGGCCGTACACGATGGGGCCGGTGATGTCGGAGCCGAGCTCGTCGACGGTCTCGACCTCCAGGCCCGCCAGCGTGAGGCGGCCGGCGAGTTCGCGGGCGGTGGTGCCGACCGGAAGGTCGACGTACTCCCGCAGCCAGCTCAGGGGGACGCGCATCAGTTCTCACTCCCGAACGCCGAGGTGAAGCGGATGTCGCCCTCGACCATGTCGTGCATGTCGCGCACCCCGTGCGCGAACATCAGTGTCCGTTCGATTCCCAGGCCGAAGGCCCAGCCCGTGTAGACCTCGGGGTCCACGCCCGCGGCGGTGAGCACGCGGGGGTTGACCACGCCGCAGCCGCCGATCTCGATCCAGCCCTCGCTGGAGCAGGTGCGGCAGGGCGCGTCCGGGTCGCCCACGGAGGCGCCCCGGCACACGAAGCACTCCATGTCGACCTCGGCGGAGGGCTCGGTGAAGGGGAAGTAGGAGGCGCGGAAGCGCGTGCGCAATCCCTCGCCGAACACGCCCTCGACGTAGGCGTCGATGGCTCCGCGCAGGTGGGCCAGGGTGACGCCCCGGTCCACGAC is drawn from Nocardiopsis dassonvillei subsp. dassonvillei DSM 43111 and contains these coding sequences:
- the argF gene encoding ornithine carbamoyltransferase — encoded protein: MTRHFLRDDDLTPDEQARVLDLADDMKKDRFGHRPLAGPRTVALLFDKPSTRTRLSFAVGVADLGGSALVLDTASTQMGRGEPLEDTARVLERQVAAVVWRTFAQSDLETLAAHISVPVVNSLTDEFHPCQILADLQTVREHKGDLAGLTLAYLGDGANNMAHSYLLGGATAGLHVRVGAPEGHQPDPAVVARAAEIAATTGGSVTVTADAREAARGADVLATDTWVSMGQEDEAADREAPFRPYAIDADLLATAHPEAIVLHCLPAYRGKEVSAEVIDGPQSVVWDEAENRRHAQKALLAFLLEASDNPGAVRP
- a CDS encoding acetylornithine transaminase, with the protein product MTNGSHLRERFAASLMPTYGVPPIALTLGRGCEVYDADGRQYLDLIAGIAVSSLGHGHPALVKAVAHQAATLAHTSNLFVHEREVQLAERLIGLVGGDAKVFFTNSGTEANEAALKLVKRAAGPGRHYFVAASHGFHGRTSGALALTGKEAIREPFGPFGMDVRFVPHGDLDALADAVDEHCVAVFTEPTQGEAGVVPAPEGYLAGVRRICDDTGAAFVLDEIQSGIGRTGLWFAHQAEDVRPDVLTLAKGLGGGLPIGACVGFGRYADAFAKGDHGSTFGGNPVACAAALAVLDTIESENLLAHTAVMGDLLAEQLDTIDHPLLAGQRGSGLWRALELTAPHAAHVQEQAAVRGFLVNAVAPHAIRIAPPLVITPEQIGLFIEALPTILDAAEAAATKEQQ
- the argB gene encoding acetylglutamate kinase, which translates into the protein MIARSPHTTDDPARAHALDKAAHLIEALPWLSRFHGRTVVVKYGGNAMISEELRARFAESVVFLRYAGLRPVVVHGGGPQISAQLERAGVESTFTAGLRVTTDEAMDIVRMVLTGQVNREIVGLVNQHGPFAVGMSGEDANLLSAVRKTVEVDGETVDIGRVGEITGVDPGAVAALLDDGRIPVVSSVARADDGGVYNVNADTAASALAVALGASKLIVLTDVEGLFSDYPSNTELISRLNADELRALLPSLSSGMLPKMEACLNAVEGGVPQAHIIDGRVPHSLLLEVFTDQGVGTMVADEELEAALLAGNDHAPRPWRDNHTTVTNAGGAQ
- a CDS encoding bifunctional ornithine acetyltransferase/N-acetylglutamate synthase — encoded protein: MSVTAPRGFRAAGVAAGLRDGGARDVAVVVNDGPSRAAGAVFTAAEDRAAPVLWSQQVLLGERVRAAVIDSGGGDAGFQEVHAAAEHTADLLDDSAAEVVLCSAGPVGGRTGPDALLRGVTAALAQASRGGGLDAADAIRTTDTVAKIAFRRGDGYTVGAMAKGPDASLSTALCVLTTDADVTADQCRRLLADAVAASLGPLTAANDTVLLMASGASGTSPREDDLAALLTEVLAELATQLRADTPATDHDRAQNS
- the argC gene encoding N-acetyl-gamma-glutamyl-phosphate reductase translates to MGHTAAIAGASGYAGGELLRLLLGHPEISIGAVTAGGNAGTPLIQHQPHLLPLADRILAPTTVEELRGHDVVYLALPHGQSADIAQQLGDDTLVVDCGADFRLNDAAAWERFYGTPHAGTWPYGLPELPGQRERLAGARRVAVPGCHVTVATLALFPGLAEQLVEPDLTVVAVTGTSGAGKAPKPNLVGSEVMGALSPYGVGGTHRHNPEIIQNLTAVTGEPVRLSFTPVLAPLPRGILATCTAPLKEGATAERVRAAYQTAYADEPFVHLLPEGTWPSTAMTLAANTTLVQVTVDPDAGRMVAVAALDNLTKGTAGGAVQSTNLALGLPEDTGLPLAAVAP
- a CDS encoding NAD(P)/FAD-dependent oxidoreductase, with the translated sequence MRAIPRSSRFANGGVSFWFRETGLPERRAPLPGTADYDVCVVGAGYTGLWTAYYLKKEQPDLRVAVVEREFAGFGASGRNGGWLSAEFAGSRERYAQSHGKAAMVALQRAMMDTVTEVVSVAEAEGVDADVVRGGMRLVATNAAQRQRLAEDIEYLQEWGYWPDDIHLLDGEHEPRLSVSGAVACAYSPHAARVQPAKLVTGLARVVEDLGVALFEGTEVEEIRPRQGAARPAVVTGHGTVYADHVVRATEGFTSTLRGQRRDWQPVNSSMIVTEPVPAELWEKIGWEGRELLGDTAHSHVYAQRTADDRIAIGGRGVPHRFGSAQEEEGATQPQAIAELWRALTRMFPDVADVPVEHAWSGVLGVPRDWRPTVHLDAETGLGWAGGYAGSGVAASNLAGRTLRDLVLRRETDLTRLPWVGHRDRGWEPEPLRWVGTQVIHGLYRSADRRESRTEDRAHTSRLAGIATRISGR
- a CDS encoding MarR family winged helix-turn-helix transcriptional regulator, encoding MTTEPMEATGGASGAGDAGGATSDDDLITAWGLVHEAMNVVQPKLLGGITPDGKDMAGPWFEVLIRLQRTPGHRLPMSRLAREVSLSTGGFTKLADRLEREGYLERENCASDRRVVYAVLTDSGLDFIGQARTRHVERLREHVLGPLGEDGVRRLAAIARTLRDSSCC
- a CDS encoding aminotransferase family protein; protein product: MNTVVRGPEFMVARAEGVWLWDSSGDRYLDGTASLWYCNVGHGRTEIADAVHRQISTLDAYTVYGDFANGPAVELCERLASHAPVADPRVILTCGGGESIDTAAKLARRYWAVTGQPGRTHLISRTGGYHGLHGFGTSISGMDRFRSGYGRLVEDTSVVPHDSAEALEAEILRVGPERVAAFFAEPVVGAGGVFLPEENYFAEVSRICHKYGVLFVVDSVICGFARLGNWFGIERFGVDPDMIVFAKGVSSGYLPLGGVVVSGRVADPFYNGEGNPFLHGTTYAGHPTACAAAMANLDILEREDLFTVSLEIERQLDGALRGLADHPMVAEVRSGLGVMGAVELTEEALNGRGITTQEVFAEARARGVIVRPIPTALLVSPPLIITWEQIDHMVSTLSAALDAVAARH